The following nucleotide sequence is from Komagataeibacter medellinensis NBRC 3288.
GCTCCGCACGGGCTGGATGGGAAAGCCGCCTTCCAGCCGGGTAGCCAACGTTTCCTGCGCTTCGGCTGTAACAAGAAGCTGGCGCAGCTTGCGCGCCGGGTTTTCCAGCGCAGCCTGCACCGCATGCTGGCCATACAGCCAGCATGTGCCACGCGGGGCGGATGCCGCACCACGCCCCCCTCGACCACTACGGTCAGGCGTGGAACGGGCAGAGGAGGTAGACTGGGCCGTGGGCGGGCCGCTACGGCGGCGAGAGGGTCGCATGTTCATGATCGTTCTTTAAGCCCAACCGCAACCGGCGTCATGCCCCCAAACCGGGGTTGGGCAAAGTTTTTCGTACAAGGTTATTGACACCCCTCCGCAGACCCCTTAATTACCGCGCCAACCCGGAGGGATGCCCGAGTGGCTAAAGGGGGCGGACTGTAAATCCGCTGGTGTACGCCTACGTTGGTTCGAATCCAACTCCCTCCACCAACTACCTTTCCCAAACAATCACATGCTGTATCAAAACGCTGGTTTTCCGGCGTTTTTCGTGTTTCTTCTGTCCCTATTGTTCCCTATTTGTATCAGGCAGCACCAGCAAACAGCGGGTATGCAGCGGGTATGAAATCCGTAGGGAGCGGGTAAGGGAGGGAATCGGCATGCTGACCGACACGAAGATCCGCGGTGCCAAGCCAGAAGCCAAGGCGTACCGGCTGGCAGATACCGGCGGCCTGTTTATGCACATCATGCCTGGCGGCAAGAAGGTCTGGCGCCTGCGCTACAAGTTCGAGAAACGCGAAAAGCTGCTGACACTGGGCGACTACCCGGGCGTCTCTCTGGCCGAAGCGCGCCTTGAGCGGGAGGAAGCCAAGCGCATCCTGCGTGAAGGGCGCGACCCCTCCCTGGATAAGAAGATCGTGCTGCAGGCTGCCCGCACAGATCCCGCCACCACGTTCGAGGCAGTAGCCCGGGCATGGCATGAGCAGCGCAAGGTGCTGTGGACCGCGCATTATGCAACGGACGTACTGCGCAGCCTGGAGCGGGACGTGTTTCCGGCCGTGGGGCACTATCCCATCAATGACCTGACGCCGCCCCTCGTGCTGGCAGCGCTGCGCGAGATCGAGGACCGTGGTGCGATCGAGACCGCGCACCGCGTACGCCAGCGCATGAGCGACGTTTTTGTGCATGCCATCGCATCCGGCATTGGCTCGGCCGATCCGGCCGCCATCGTGGCACCGGCACTGCGGCCGGTCATTCGGGGCCGGCAGCCGGCCATCACGGATCTGGCCGAAGTCCGCATGCTGATCAGCAAGACGGAAGCGGAAGATGCCCACCCCACTACCCTGCTGGCCTTCCGGCTGCTCTACCTGACGGCCGTGCGCCCGGGCGAACTGCGTGCAGCCCGGTGGGATGAGTTCCAGAATATGGATGGTGACCGGCCTCTATGGTGCATCCCGGCCGAGCGGATGAAGATGAAGCGCGAGCACCTGGTCCCGCTATCGCGGCAGGCCGTGGCAACCGTGCAGGCGCTGCGCCCCTTTAGCGGCCACTGGCCGCACCTGTTCCCGAACACGCGGCGGCCGGCACAGGTATTGAGTGAAAATGCACTGGGCTATCTGCTGAACCGTGCAGGCTTCCACCATCGGCATGTGCCGCATGGCTTCCGGGCCTCATTCTCTACCGTGATGAATGAGCGCTGCCCGGCAGACCGGCAGGTGATCGATGTGATGCTGGCCCATGTGCCAAAGGATAAGGTGGAAGGGGCCTATAACAGGGCGCTCTACCTGGAGCGCCGGCGCCAGTTGGCGCAGGAATGGGCCGATCTGGTCAGTGATGGGCAGACCGGCCTGGGGGATCTGGTGGCAAAGAAACGGAAATCAGCCCCCTGATGCACCCGCGCCTCCCCTGATCCAGCTGTCAATCACGCCCGAGTGCCAGCGGATAGCCCCGGCCGAAAGTTTGCGCGGAGCCGGAAAGGTGCCCGCTTTCACGTAGCGGTATATCGTCATCCGGCTAAGGCCCGTACGCGTCATGACTTCCTTGGCCGTCAACAGCCGTTCTTCACTATTGCGCTGCATCTCACCCACCTTTCGGTTCCTCCCCCGTGTCGTTCGTGCCGGTCAGTAGCCCCCGGCCTTTCAGCATGTGCTTGCCGCCCTGGTGCACCAGCTTGGCAATGATCGAGATCCGGCAGCCCTCGGGGTCGGACAGGTAACCGACATAGTTGCCATCCCTGTCCTGCTGCAGGTTGAAGTCATAGACTTCCTTGCCCAGGACCGTACCGCGAAAGATCGGGTGCTGGCGCCAGTCGCGCCTTTGCGTATTCATCCCGCTGTGTCCTTACCAAGGGATGCGACAGCCTGGTCATGCAAAGCCTTGGATGCCTTTTCAAAATCCCCCAGCTTCAAGACGCCCTTTAACAGCTTGAAGATCACATAGGCCTGTTCGGCTTCTGCTTTGTGGGGGATCTTGGCGCCGGCGGCACGAAAGGCATTCGCATATGGCGCCGCCTGAAAACAGATAAGGCCCAATGCAGCCTCAATGTCCGGCGTCATTTCATCGGGCAGGGCATTTTCTTTGAGCCGAGCAATCTCCATGTCCCGCACTGTAACCTGTGCTGCCATGTCAATGCGGCGGACGAGAGGCGTTATATCGCGACAGGGAAGATGTTTCGATGATGTAGCAGAAACCCTTGGTTTCCACACAGAAGGCGCACCATAGTAACCCAAGTTTACTTCATAATACACGCCAACCGTCTCTACATCCGTACAGGGCTGGATGGGGGTGCCGATGGCTTCAAGCGCCTGATGGACGCCGATCTTTTTCGACGTGTTCAGCGCGATTACGGTTGCGACTTCTGATGCCTGTTCGTCCGATACTTCGCCTGGCACAAGATACATCGGTGTTTCATCTGGCATGCTCACGGTCGCCCCTCCATTTCATCCAGCGCGGCGTTGGCGCCAGCAACGAACTGCCGGGCTTCCTCGCTGTGCGTTTCATATCCGTAGGATTTCAGGGCATCGGCCACGCGTAGTGCGCCCAGCCCATGCGCCCATTCATAGCCATGCTGCCATGCCTGTGGCCTGCTCAAGGCACCACCACCATCCACAGCACGATCAGCGCCAGCCAGATCAGGCTGACCACCACTACGGCGCGAAGCAGCTCGGCCGTGGTGGGCATGTTGCGTGTGGCCCATGTGATCCATTTTTCGTCCTGGGGCTGGATTATGGCTCTTGCCCCGGCGCATCTATCAATCGGATATAGTCATCAGCATTGGGACAGCCGATCACAACCGTATGCTGCTCACCGGTTGCGATATCTTCGAGAATAATGGCCGGGTCAGTAATCCAGCCCATGGAACGATATATGGGGCCGCCATGACGCCGGCGGTAAAGCTGGACCGGATCGTTCTCCGGGTCGAACGGTGAAATCGGCATCAGGCTGCCTCCCCTTTCCTGTCGGCATTACGCACCCACGGCTCGCAGCGCGGGCCAGGCACGCCAAAATGGACCGGGCACCAGTCCGGTGCGCGGCCGACCAGCCACTGGCGCAGGTCGGTCACCTTCGCGGGCGCCTTCTCGCCACGCGGTGCATAGTCTTTCGCAATGGCCTTGAGCGTGCTGCCGCTGACATGCGCCAGCATCTCGGCCGTATCCAGTTCGGGCATCTGGGCATCGGCGTTGATCAGGGCACCGATATATTCAGGCCGGGCATATTCCTCGGGCGGTTTCCATGTCGATGTCTGGCGGTGTGGCGCCACCACGGTCAGGGTCCGCGCCAGCGCCTCGCCCGCCAGTTCCGCCATGCGGGTGAACTCCAGTTCGGGAAGGTCGCCTGCGGGCGAAACCAGCGCGGCCAGAATGTCACGCATCTGGCTGTTGCCGGCCACATAGGCGATCAGCAGGGCGTGGAAGGCATCTTCCGGCGTCATGCGCAGCGGATTGCGCAGCGCCGAACGCAGGGCATTCGTGCGGATTTCGGCCAGATAGTCCTGCCCCGCCTTGGTAATCTGCGGTTCCTCGGCCGGGGTATCATCCGTCTCAACCACCTCGATTGCGCCCGGATCGGAATCGGGTTCCTCAACCACGTCATCGGCCTGGTCATCCGCCACCACGGCAGCGGTAGCCTTCACCGGCTTGATAATGACCGACACCACACTGCAGGCATCATGGTAATGGTTGAGTGGCACGATGGCGTACGCGCGCTTGTGCCGGCTGCGCCTGGTCAATGTCTTGTCCGCCCCGCCGGAACTGTCGGCAAACATCCAGCCAGCCGGCACCTGCGGCAGCAGTGTGGTGGCGTTGTAGTCCACCAGCAGCGCGGGCTCATCGCCGGTCTGGATCAGATCCTCTACCGCGCCGCGCTGCGCTGCCATGAAGCCGGCCGTGTCCGTCGTGGTGAACTGCTCGGGCGATCCGGGCTCGGCAAACAGGTCCTCGTCAAACACGATGCCCGAGGCCTCAACGTCAAACAGGGCGCGTTCGCGGGGGATGCGACGGGTAATGCACTCACCCGCGACGCTGTTCCACTGAACAGCGTCACCATGATAAAGATGGCGCTTTAGCGCCGCTGCCTGAACCTCATGCGCCGCCTGCGAGATCTCGCCCAGTATCCGCCAGCTGGGCAGTTCGCGGCCCGTAAGGGCATCAAGCACTTCGGGCGCCAGCCCGCCCAGCTTGCATATCTGCCCTATCTGCCGATCGGTCATGCCCAGCGCCAGCCCGGCCTTCCGAACCGTGTAGCCGTCCGCCACCATGCGCTCGATGTGGCGCCACTGGTCAACTGGGTCCACGGGTACGCGCTGGATGTTCTCGGCCGCCTGCGCCGCCTCGGCCTCGACCTCACTCAACAGATGTGTCACGGCCGGGATCTCGGTCAGCCCGACACTCCGCGCCGCGTTCAGCCTGCGGTAGCCTGCAATTAAAATGTAGCCGCCTTCGGGGTCAGGCCGCACCACAACCGGCTGCAGCACGCCAAGGGCACGGATCGAGCCTTCCAGCGCCGCCGTGACTTCCGCCGTGGGCTGCACCCGGCGCATGTTGCCGTTTTCGTGGATGTCAGCAATGGCAACCATCATGACACTTTCCCCCGAAAGGGAACGTAGGCCGTCTGCATCGCGGTCATCAGCAGTGCCTCCAGCCTTTCACGGCAGGCATCGGCATCCCGTGCGCATGCCCGGGCTGCGCGGTCATAGCCCATTTCCGCCTGCTGGCGGCTGTAGCGGTCCAGGTTACGGGCATTGGCCTGATAGATGCGGGCCTGTTTGGCGTCCTCGTCGGTCAGGCGCGAGAACAGCACTTCGGCATCAATGATCTGCATGGGGTTTCCCCTTGTGTTGGGTCGGGAAGAATGTGGGGAGCGCACAGGCGCGCTTCGGGGCCTCGGTCGCCAGCCGGTCGGCAAGGTCACTCGCCTGCTGGGCCACGTCACAAAAGCCATGGATGGTCAGGTCGGCCGCCAGTTCGCGGTAGGCATCAGCCGCGATCAGCAGCGCATCGGCCGAGAACCGGCGCGATGCCAGCAGCAGCTGCGCCGGCGCGCGGTAGCAGCGCGGCAGCTGGCGGGTCATATCTCGTACCCTCGGGCACAGATGTGCAGCCGGGCGCTGTGCTGCTCAGGTGTTTCGATAATAAAACCGCTGCCCAGCCACGCGCCTAAAGCAATGAGCGCAGCATAAGAAACGGCAAGCAACAGAATAGCAGCAGGGCTGAAACTCTCGCCTTGTAATGGCCTGGAGGACGGCTTTGGCCGCGGTGGCGCAGGCATCCTAACCACGATGCCCGGGTCCAGTGACCCTAAACCGACCGGTTATAGTCCCGACCAAAGGCGCCATTCTCGCCAGGCCCCGGGCAACTGCATCACGATATTCGACGTCAGCCCATTGGCATGCGCCCATCATGAACATCAGCGCATTCTGGTGCGAATAGTCCGCAGTGATGCATTGCCCATCTTTACACAGCTGCACTGGGAAATGATGGCGCAGCCATGTGTCGTCGCCGCCAAACAGATCCACGAAGCGGTCGCGGCAGGCCAGCTGGCCGCGCGTAAGGGCCTTCGTCTGCCCGGAATAATCATTAAAAACGTAAGTGCCATCTGTCCGCATGCCGATCGGTTTGATCGGGCATCCGCGCAAAATATTGTGCACGGTCTTCCTCCATCGCTGGTGACGATGAGGGGATGTTGCTTATTGCAACATGAGAGGTCAAGCGAAAATGTTTATAAATGCAACATGACACAACGGTGCGGCATCACGAAGCGGGTCAGTTGACCGTAAAAGTCCTGCGAATATCGATTACCCGGCCCAGCCCCATCGCCGATTCCTTGACGTCGGGACCATTAAGGTTCTGGCCGTTGTCGCCCAGCAGCTGCTGCACCTTCGGGTCATTCTGGAATTGGGAAACCGTGCTGGTGATCAGCAGATTGTAGGGACCAACCAGAACATCCGCCCCATTATCCGAAAGCGGTCCGACATGCACATGCCCATTATGAACCTGATAGATATCACCAGCGTCAAAGCCGCCGCCTACAGGGTTTATATCGACAGAAACATCCATGTTTTCCGGCAGGTTAGTTGCGATGTCTATAACCGGGTGCCTGCCGCCTGAAATCGTCACTTTCATATATTCGTCTGGCAGTGCGGCCGCATGAGATGGCATCACCTGGAAGGCGAGCATAAAAAAGAGCGCCAGAGCGCCCTTATGCTTGGTCATGAGTTTTTTCCTGCTGTCGAACGCGACATGATCAGCTGCAGATGCAGGTCTGCCTCATGCTCTGGAAGCTCCCTAAACGCCTGTAACAAAAGCGCTTCTTTTGGGGTCATCGGGTCAACAAGACAGCGTTCGCCTGTCCCGTTGGCAAGCCAATCGACCGACACATCAAAATAGCGAGCAATAGCCAACATCAGGTCCCTTCCTGGTTTGGCCCGACCGCGTTCGATGTTGGTCAAATGCGTCCGGGCTGTTCCAACTGCCTCTGCCAAGACAGCTTGGTCCATTTGTGCCTGTTCGCGCAACGTTCTTATTCGTGTGCCGATCGTTTGCTGCTCGCTCATGTGGTTCATTTTGAAGCAGCGGGAAAAGGCGGGGATGTTTCTAGCAACATGAAGCTTGACCACTCATGTTGTTTTTTGCAACATCCAGCCCATGAGCACACGGGAGATCATCCGACGGGCCGGTGGCGTCACCAAGGTCGCGTCCATTCTGGGATTGCACCATTCCACTGTCTCCTTGTGGGTCAGGCGTGGTGTGCCTGCCAAATACGCTGTCGATATAGCGGCGATGGCCGGGCTCCAGCCCGCCGATGTGTGTCCCGATGTCTTTCGCGATCCCCTTCCCCAAGCAACGCAAGCTGATGGAGCTGCAGCATGAACAAAAACCAAGACGCTGGTGAATGCACTATGGGGCGTGCCGTTCCCGTGCAGGAAAGAATTCGGAATGCCGAAAGCCTGATCGCAAAAGGTCGGGCCGATCTGGCGCTGGCCAAGGTCAAGGAACTCAATGAAAAGCTGCAGGAAGTGCAGTGGCTGCGCCGTCGTTCGGACTGTCCGCCTACCACCTACATAATAACGGGCGACGGCGTTGCCCTGGTCCGGGTCAGTGAAGATTCGACCGTCTGCGGGTTCGAGCACGTGGAACTCGCGCGCCGGAACGAAATCGGCTGACCATGAACTGCGGCATGCCTCGCATCGGTAAAATGACGCCGGGTGCGCGAACGGTCTCCCCAGTCCGTCGCGCACCCTCTGGCGTGTCGTTTGTGTCCTCCCTCTCTGCAAGTCTCTCCGTCACCAACATTGTGGAGACTGACAGAGAGGACACCCAAGATGTTGGGTATTTCACCCACGCGCGCGGGTATTTCACCCAAGGCCAGCATGCAGGCACGCCCCATGTCCGGTAGCACCCTGTCCGAACAGTTCCAGACTGCGGTCTGTGCCGAAGTCGAAAGCCGCCGTGCCCATGGGCTCAAGGCAGCGTTTGGCCAGGTAGCGCGGCTGTTCGGCCTGACCGAACGCCGCGTGCGTGCCTGCTGGCACCACGAAATCCGCCGCGTCTCGGCCGATGAATGGGAACTGGTGCGTGCCCGCCACCGCCAGCTGCTCCAGCAGCGCCACGACCAGCTGGCGCATGAAATGGAACTGATCATGGCGGCGATTCAGGATGATGGAGGCGTACCATGATCCGCCTGTGGGTTGCCGTGA
It contains:
- a CDS encoding helix-turn-helix transcriptional regulator, translated to MQRNSEERLLTAKEVMTRTGLSRMTIYRYVKAGTFPAPRKLSAGAIRWHSGVIDSWIRGGAGASGG
- a CDS encoding helix-turn-helix domain-containing protein; amino-acid sequence: MSEQQTIGTRIRTLREQAQMDQAVLAEAVGTARTHLTNIERGRAKPGRDLMLAIARYFDVSVDWLANGTGERCLVDPMTPKEALLLQAFRELPEHEADLHLQLIMSRSTAGKNS
- a CDS encoding carph-isopro domain-containing protein; the protein is MSTREIIRRAGGVTKVASILGLHHSTVSLWVRRGVPAKYAVDIAAMAGLQPADVCPDVFRDPLPQATQADGAAA
- a CDS encoding tyrosine-type recombinase/integrase, with the translated sequence MLTDTKIRGAKPEAKAYRLADTGGLFMHIMPGGKKVWRLRYKFEKREKLLTLGDYPGVSLAEARLEREEAKRILREGRDPSLDKKIVLQAARTDPATTFEAVARAWHEQRKVLWTAHYATDVLRSLERDVFPAVGHYPINDLTPPLVLAALREIEDRGAIETAHRVRQRMSDVFVHAIASGIGSADPAAIVAPALRPVIRGRQPAITDLAEVRMLISKTEAEDAHPTTLLAFRLLYLTAVRPGELRAARWDEFQNMDGDRPLWCIPAERMKMKREHLVPLSRQAVATVQALRPFSGHWPHLFPNTRRPAQVLSENALGYLLNRAGFHHRHVPHGFRASFSTVMNERCPADRQVIDVMLAHVPKDKVEGAYNRALYLERRRQLAQEWADLVSDGQTGLGDLVAKKRKSAP
- a CDS encoding ParB/RepB/Spo0J family partition protein; the protein is MMVAIADIHENGNMRRVQPTAEVTAALEGSIRALGVLQPVVVRPDPEGGYILIAGYRRLNAARSVGLTEIPAVTHLLSEVEAEAAQAAENIQRVPVDPVDQWRHIERMVADGYTVRKAGLALGMTDRQIGQICKLGGLAPEVLDALTGRELPSWRILGEISQAAHEVQAAALKRHLYHGDAVQWNSVAGECITRRIPRERALFDVEASGIVFDEDLFAEPGSPEQFTTTDTAGFMAAQRGAVEDLIQTGDEPALLVDYNATTLLPQVPAGWMFADSSGGADKTLTRRSRHKRAYAIVPLNHYHDACSVVSVIIKPVKATAAVVADDQADDVVEEPDSDPGAIEVVETDDTPAEEPQITKAGQDYLAEIRTNALRSALRNPLRMTPEDAFHALLIAYVAGNSQMRDILAALVSPAGDLPELEFTRMAELAGEALARTLTVVAPHRQTSTWKPPEEYARPEYIGALINADAQMPELDTAEMLAHVSGSTLKAIAKDYAPRGEKAPAKVTDLRQWLVGRAPDWCPVHFGVPGPRCEPWVRNADRKGEAA